The Blattabacterium cuenoti genome includes a region encoding these proteins:
- a CDS encoding diflavin oxidoreductase codes for MLSESNYKTFIKLIQESSKEEIIWMSAYMSGLLCSKKNHQKFIRKEEKKITLVYGTETGNAKNLAFDIHQKVKNEKFQIKLISLDQYNFQDLEKEDYFFIIMSTYGEGEPPSSAKNFFDFIHTNENIFLKNMKYSVLALGDKSYTYFCKAGEDVDKRLHDIGAKRIISLHKCDVDYENQAEEWFSKIISFLKKKKNKIHIENKKIYGKILNNIILNDQKKGSKKEIHHIEIFVKKKIKYLPGDSIGIFPENTSNEVDKIIEFIDKNKIKKFVNFEEKSKIFDLFKKSFNIIYLSESFLKKYSSLSRKKNILLNHKWKLIDLLTEFPIKNTCSLEDLIRIMDPIKPRLYSISSSPTAHDNIIHITVSRHRFQLNGETAYGHCSDFLSKLKIGDNLSFSIYKNQLFKLPNSYKDIILIGPGTGIAPFRSFLYEREITEATGKNWLFFGDQHFDTDFLYRTEIENWKMKGILHHVSLSFSRDQKKKIYVQDKIWENRIEFFSWIKNGAYIYICGNKTPMSVDVDKMISNVIEKIGKCDSTLFIKKMKRERRYLKDVY; via the coding sequence ATGTTATCTGAATCAAATTATAAAACATTTATTAAGTTAATACAAGAATCTTCTAAAGAAGAAATTATATGGATGAGTGCTTATATGTCTGGTTTGTTATGTTCTAAAAAAAATCATCAAAAATTTATAAGAAAAGAGGAAAAAAAAATAACGCTAGTTTATGGAACAGAAACAGGTAATGCCAAAAATCTAGCTTTTGATATTCATCAAAAAGTTAAAAATGAAAAATTTCAAATCAAATTAATCAGTTTAGATCAATATAATTTTCAAGATTTAGAAAAAGAAGATTATTTTTTTATTATAATGAGTACATATGGAGAAGGAGAACCTCCTTCTTCTGCAAAAAATTTTTTTGATTTTATTCATACAAATGAAAATATATTTCTGAAAAATATGAAATATAGTGTATTGGCTTTAGGAGATAAATCTTATACTTATTTTTGTAAAGCAGGAGAAGATGTCGATAAGCGTTTACATGATATAGGGGCAAAAAGAATTATTTCATTACATAAATGTGATGTTGATTATGAGAATCAAGCAGAAGAATGGTTTTCAAAAATTATAAGTTTTTTAAAAAAAAAAAAAAATAAGATTCATATAGAAAATAAAAAAATATATGGAAAAATATTAAATAATATAATTTTAAATGATCAAAAAAAAGGATCAAAAAAAGAAATTCATCATATTGAAATTTTCGTTAAAAAAAAAATTAAATATCTTCCTGGGGATTCTATAGGTATTTTTCCTGAAAATACTTCTAATGAAGTAGATAAAATTATCGAATTTATCGATAAAAATAAGATAAAAAAATTTGTAAATTTTGAGGAAAAAAGTAAAATATTTGATCTTTTTAAGAAAAGTTTTAATATTATTTATTTATCTGAAAGTTTCTTGAAAAAATATTCTTCTTTATCAAGAAAAAAAAATATTTTATTAAATCATAAATGGAAACTTATTGATCTTTTAACAGAATTTCCAATAAAAAATACATGTTCTTTAGAAGATTTAATTAGGATTATGGATCCTATAAAACCTAGACTCTATTCCATATCTTCCTCTCCTACAGCTCATGATAATATAATTCATATTACTGTATCTCGTCATCGTTTTCAATTAAATGGAGAAACGGCATATGGTCATTGTTCCGATTTTTTATCTAAATTGAAAATAGGAGATAATTTATCTTTTTCGATTTATAAAAATCAATTATTTAAATTACCTAATTCATATAAAGATATAATTCTTATTGGTCCTGGCACCGGAATTGCTCCTTTTCGTTCTTTTCTATATGAAAGAGAAATAACAGAAGCAACGGGTAAAAATTGGTTATTTTTTGGAGATCAACATTTTGATACAGATTTTTTATATCGAACAGAAATTGAAAATTGGAAAATGAAAGGAATTCTTCATCATGTAAGTTTATCTTTTTCCAGGGATCAGAAAAAAAAGATTTACGTACAAGATAAAATATGGGAAAATAGAATAGAATTTTTTTCTTGGATAAAAAATGGAGCTTATATTTATATTTGTGGAAACAAAACTCCTATGAGTGTAGATGTTGATAAAATGATTTCTAATGTTATAGAAAAAATAGGAAAATGTGATTCAACTCTATTTATAAAAAAAATGAAAAGAGAAAGAAGATATTTAAAAGATGTATACTGA
- a CDS encoding enolase C-terminal domain-like protein, which yields MNPNRGIEFNLFLKKRTFFFKNKIFNSNRIFQNNNIWFIILKKNDQIGIGECNPILDKYALKNIRKFEIELKNLSKKVLFLKKTKAYYYHKYISYPSILFGLEQAFISLENKFPILYNSEFTCGKKGIAINGLMWLNSFNNKKYAIKELESKIIKGFSFIKMKINTDSFKNQYLLLKEIKKKYPFIKVRIDANGCFENIQKALYYLNQFSDLDIIDLMEQPISSGNWKCMSKICEKSELPIALDEELANINILKEKQKLLDIIKPQYITLKPSVNGGYHGSEEWIIEAIKRKIKWYISSSLESNIGINAIAQWTFIMQNKYKNWNTHGLNTGILYVKNWISPLEIKKGFIWYNPFIKWRIKTLLNKCG from the coding sequence ATGAATCCAAACAGGGGTATAGAGTTTAATTTATTTTTAAAAAAACGAACATTTTTTTTTAAAAACAAAATATTTAATTCCAACAGAATATTTCAAAATAACAATATATGGTTTATTATATTAAAAAAGAATGATCAAATAGGAATAGGAGAATGTAATCCAATATTAGATAAATATGCTTTAAAAAATATAAGAAAATTTGAAATAGAACTAAAAAATCTTTCCAAGAAAGTTCTTTTTTTAAAAAAAACAAAAGCATATTATTATCACAAATATATCTCATATCCATCAATTTTATTTGGATTAGAACAAGCTTTTATAAGTTTAGAAAATAAATTTCCTATATTATATAATTCTGAATTCACTTGTGGAAAAAAAGGAATTGCTATAAATGGTTTAATGTGGCTAAATTCTTTTAATAATAAAAAATATGCAATAAAAGAATTAGAAAGTAAAATTATTAAAGGTTTTTCATTCATAAAAATGAAAATAAATACAGATTCTTTTAAAAATCAGTATTTATTATTAAAAGAAATAAAGAAAAAATATCCTTTTATAAAAGTACGTATAGATGCAAATGGTTGTTTTGAAAATATTCAGAAAGCTTTATATTATTTAAATCAATTTTCAGATTTGGATATAATTGATTTAATGGAACAACCTATATCATCTGGAAATTGGAAATGTATGTCAAAAATATGTGAAAAATCTGAATTACCTATAGCATTAGATGAAGAATTAGCAAATATTAATATATTGAAAGAAAAACAAAAATTATTAGACATTATTAAACCTCAATATATTACATTAAAACCCAGTGTCAATGGAGGATATCATGGATCTGAAGAATGGATAATAGAAGCTATCAAAAGAAAAATAAAATGGTATATCAGTTCTTCTTTGGAAAGTAATATTGGAATTAATGCTATTGCTCAGTGGACTTTTATTATGCAAAATAAATATAAAAATTGGAATACACATGGATTAAATACTGGTATTTTATACGTAAAAAATTGGATTTCTCCTTTAGAAATTAAAAAAGGTTTTATTTGGTATAATCCATTTATAAAATGGAGAATAAAAACATTATTAAATAAATGTGGATAG
- a CDS encoding 2-hydroxyacid dehydrogenase, which translates to MIKKILILDRNHPFIIYKLKKEGLICDENYNDSTDQIDLYMYDGIILRNRLKIDKKFIEKATNLKFVARIGSGTENIDKNYAVKKGITLISSPEGNKDSVAEHAIGMLLCMMNHIIRSHQQVSKGKWNRETNRGIEIMGKTIGIIGYGNTGKAFAKKLSNFDVQILCYDIIPKIGDIYAKQVNMNMIFQKSDIISLHIPYTKKTKGMMNYDFIKKFCKPFYFINTSRGGCVVTNHLVEALKNGKINGACLDVLEYENFSFNNISHNHHFTKSFSYLIHSNKVILTPHIAGWTKESKYKMDKKIIEKILFLKKKLNKT; encoded by the coding sequence ATGATAAAAAAAATATTAATATTAGATAGAAATCATCCTTTTATTATATACAAATTAAAAAAAGAAGGATTGATTTGTGATGAAAATTACAATGATTCCACAGATCAAATTGATCTGTATATGTATGATGGCATAATTTTAAGGAATAGATTAAAAATAGATAAAAAATTTATTGAAAAAGCAACAAATCTAAAATTTGTAGCTCGTATTGGATCTGGAACAGAAAATATAGATAAAAATTATGCAGTAAAAAAAGGAATAACTTTAATTTCATCTCCAGAAGGAAACAAAGATTCGGTAGCAGAACATGCGATAGGAATGTTATTATGTATGATGAATCATATCATTCGTTCTCATCAACAAGTTTCAAAGGGAAAATGGAATAGAGAAACTAATAGAGGAATAGAAATTATGGGGAAAACAATAGGGATCATTGGATATGGAAATACAGGAAAAGCTTTTGCAAAAAAACTTTCAAATTTTGATGTTCAAATATTATGTTATGATATTATACCTAAAATAGGAGATATTTACGCAAAACAGGTGAATATGAATATGATTTTTCAAAAATCAGATATAATAAGTTTACATATTCCCTATACAAAAAAAACAAAAGGAATGATGAATTATGATTTTATTAAAAAATTTTGCAAACCTTTTTATTTTATAAATACTTCTCGTGGAGGATGTGTAGTTACAAATCATTTAGTTGAAGCATTAAAAAACGGAAAAATAAATGGAGCATGTTTAGATGTATTAGAATATGAAAATTTTTCTTTCAATAATATTTCTCATAATCATCATTTTACTAAGAGTTTTTCTTATCTTATTCATTCTAATAAAGTAATATTAACCCCCCATATTGCAGGATGGACTAAAGAATCGAAATACAAAATGGACAAAAAAATTATAGAAAAAATTCTTTTTCTAAAGAAAAAATTAAATAAAACATGA
- the cysK gene encoding cysteine synthase A encodes MKVDSILKTIGNTPHVRLKRLFPNHQVWIKLEKNNPGGSIKDRIALSMIEDAEKKGIIHQGDIIIEPTSGNTGIGLAIVCSVKGYRLVLVMPESMSIERRKLFSIFGAKFVLTPKENGMKGAIKKAEELVDTIPNSWMPKQFDNLSNINIHKNTTAKEIIHAFPKGIDYFITGVGTGGHITGIGEILKNKFPNIKIFSVEPIESPVIFGGKPNPHALQGLGAGFIPSILNVKILDGSFLVSKEEAFHHVRKIAKKEGILVGISTGASLSAIEKQLSKFSEKSIILTFNYDTGERYLSVDNLF; translated from the coding sequence ATGAAAGTTGATAGCATTTTAAAAACTATCGGAAATACACCTCATGTACGTCTTAAGAGATTATTTCCTAATCATCAAGTGTGGATCAAATTAGAAAAAAATAATCCTGGAGGGAGCATAAAAGATAGAATTGCTTTATCTATGATAGAAGATGCGGAAAAAAAAGGAATTATTCATCAAGGAGATATTATTATAGAACCTACTTCTGGAAATACAGGAATTGGATTAGCTATAGTTTGTTCTGTTAAAGGATATCGTCTGGTTTTAGTAATGCCAGAATCAATGAGCATTGAAAGAAGAAAATTATTTTCTATTTTTGGGGCAAAATTTGTTCTCACTCCAAAAGAAAATGGAATGAAAGGAGCTATAAAAAAAGCGGAAGAATTAGTTGATACCATTCCAAATTCCTGGATGCCAAAACAATTTGATAATCTTTCAAACATAAATATACATAAAAATACAACTGCAAAGGAAATTATTCATGCTTTTCCTAAAGGTATAGATTATTTCATAACAGGAGTAGGAACTGGAGGCCATATTACTGGTATAGGAGAGATATTAAAAAATAAATTTCCAAATATAAAAATATTTTCTGTAGAACCTATAGAATCTCCAGTGATATTTGGAGGAAAACCTAATCCTCATGCTTTACAAGGGTTAGGTGCAGGTTTTATTCCGTCTATTTTGAATGTAAAAATATTAGATGGATCTTTTTTAGTATCTAAAGAAGAAGCTTTTCATCATGTTAGAAAAATCGCAAAAAAAGAAGGAATTCTTGTTGGAATATCTACCGGTGCTTCACTTTCTGCTATAGAGAAACAGTTATCAAAATTTTCGGAAAAATCTATAATACTAACGTTTAATTATGATACTGGAGAAAGATATTTATCAGTTGATAATCTTTTTTAG
- a CDS encoding AMP-binding protein has product MWIDFSSKNIRTSFFFLKNKNDDYWKKAIFSFLKNWYDDQPIISSLTSGSTGIPKIICLHKQHMLERAIKTVEFLKLKKEGIKGLLCLSSDFIAAKMFLVRAIIFKWKIYCVPPSSNPLKNIKERFDITSMVPMQVFFSLKYLNNIKIILIGGSSISNFLEKKLQNISTTCYATYGMTETSGHVAIKKINGPNKSAFYEAFQDISLTVDNRNCLGIFCQNSMNSFIQTNDIVHMISKKTFNWIGRYDNIINSGGIKIIPELIEKKISYLIPYNKRFFISSIPDKILGEKIILVVEGNSFTLKIPDKIFSGYGKFYKPKNIFFVSHFAENLLDKFKRKEIIRNLIKTE; this is encoded by the coding sequence ATGTGGATAGATTTTTCCTCCAAAAATATACGGACTTCTTTCTTTTTTTTGAAAAATAAAAATGATGATTATTGGAAAAAGGCTATTTTTTCATTTTTAAAAAATTGGTATGATGATCAACCTATCATATCTTCGTTAACTTCTGGATCAACAGGGATTCCTAAAATTATTTGTTTGCATAAACAACATATGTTAGAAAGAGCTATCAAAACTGTAGAATTTTTAAAACTTAAAAAAGAAGGAATTAAAGGATTATTATGCTTATCTTCAGATTTTATAGCTGCTAAAATGTTTTTAGTACGTGCTATTATTTTTAAATGGAAAATATATTGTGTACCTCCGTCATCTAATCCTTTAAAAAATATTAAAGAACGTTTTGACATAACCTCAATGGTTCCTATGCAAGTTTTTTTCAGTTTAAAATACTTAAACAATATTAAAATAATTTTAATAGGAGGATCTTCAATATCAAATTTTTTGGAAAAAAAATTACAAAATATTTCAACTACTTGTTATGCTACTTATGGGATGACTGAAACATCAGGTCATGTAGCTATAAAAAAAATTAATGGACCAAATAAATCTGCTTTTTATGAAGCATTTCAAGATATTTCTCTGACTGTGGATAATAGAAATTGTTTAGGAATTTTTTGTCAAAATTCTATGAATTCATTTATACAAACAAATGATATTGTTCATATGATATCTAAAAAAACATTCAATTGGATAGGTAGATATGACAATATAATCAATAGTGGAGGAATTAAAATTATTCCTGAACTAATAGAAAAAAAAATCAGTTATCTCATTCCTTATAATAAACGATTTTTCATATCTTCAATTCCAGATAAGATTTTAGGAGAAAAAATCATATTGGTTGTTGAAGGAAATTCTTTTACATTGAAAATTCCAGATAAGATTTTTAGTGGTTATGGAAAATTTTATAAACCAAAGAATATTTTTTTCGTATCTCATTTCGCAGAAAATTTATTGGATAAATTTAAAAGAAAAGAGATTATAAGAAATCTGATCAAAACAGAATAA
- a CDS encoding NADP-dependent isocitrate dehydrogenase, whose product MKNMKKIKVNNPIVEIDGDEMARVIWKYIKKNFILPYLDINIIYFDLGIKNRNVTNDQITIDAAHAIKKHNVGIKCATITPDEERMKEFHLKKMWKSPNGTIRNIINGTVFREPIIVKNIPCSIPNWKNPICIARHAYADQYQAVDLLIKEKGKLYISFVPDNKKNEIMKFEIHNFMGPGIAMGMYNTDKSIYGFARSCFNYSIYRKWPLFLSTKNTILKTYDGRFKSIFQEMYDNEFKSKFEKLQITYEHRLIDDMLAKAIKSNGKFIWACKNYDGDLLSDCIAQGFSSLGMMTSVLLTPDGKTLESEAVHGTITRHYRLYKKGQKTSTNPIGSIFSWTRGLKHRAILDQNTDLKLFSEKMEKACIDFIESGKMTKDLFQISHQNNKEKNYLDTKTFIKELKIFFDKKMNETT is encoded by the coding sequence ATGAAAAACATGAAAAAAATAAAAGTCAACAATCCTATAGTAGAAATAGATGGAGATGAAATGGCTAGAGTTATATGGAAATACATAAAAAAAAATTTTATCTTACCTTATTTAGATATAAATATCATTTACTTTGATTTGGGAATTAAAAACCGAAACGTTACAAATGATCAAATAACTATAGATGCCGCTCATGCTATAAAAAAACATAATGTCGGAATTAAGTGCGCTACTATTACACCAGATGAAGAGAGAATGAAAGAATTTCATCTCAAAAAAATGTGGAAATCTCCAAATGGAACTATTAGAAATATTATTAATGGAACTGTTTTTAGAGAACCTATTATAGTAAAAAATATTCCTTGTTCTATTCCAAACTGGAAAAACCCTATATGTATAGCTAGACATGCTTATGCTGATCAATATCAGGCTGTTGATTTATTAATTAAAGAAAAAGGAAAATTATATATATCTTTTGTTCCAGATAATAAAAAGAATGAAATAATGAAGTTTGAAATCCATAATTTTATGGGGCCTGGTATTGCTATGGGCATGTACAATACAGATAAATCCATATATGGATTTGCTCGTTCTTGTTTTAACTATTCTATATATAGAAAATGGCCCCTTTTTTTATCAACAAAAAACACTATATTGAAAACATATGATGGTAGATTCAAAAGTATATTTCAAGAAATGTATGATAATGAATTTAAATCAAAATTTGAAAAATTACAGATTACTTATGAACATCGTTTAATTGATGATATGCTTGCAAAAGCTATTAAATCGAATGGAAAATTTATATGGGCTTGCAAAAATTATGATGGAGACTTACTATCTGATTGCATAGCTCAAGGTTTTAGTTCATTGGGAATGATGACTTCTGTTCTCCTTACTCCAGATGGAAAAACTTTAGAATCTGAAGCTGTTCATGGCACTATAACAAGACATTATAGATTGTATAAAAAAGGACAAAAAACATCAACAAATCCTATTGGATCTATTTTTTCTTGGACTCGTGGTCTGAAACACCGTGCTATTTTAGATCAAAATACAGACTTAAAATTATTTTCAGAAAAAATGGAAAAAGCATGTATAGATTTTATAGAATCTGGAAAAATGACCAAAGATTTATTTCAAATATCTCATCAAAATAATAAAGAAAAAAACTATTTGGATACTAAAACCTTTATTAAAGAATTAAAAATATTTTTTGATAAAAAAATGAATGAAACAACATAA
- a CDS encoding serine O-acetyltransferase, with the protein MIRSNEIKKQMLDFLTTVFKYNKNKNIYPDKKKSEYFVKKLFHTLFTPNHEILNDIIIFKKNYEELKKILYEILIELNINKKNSDHFAQVFFKEIPNIYKMLVIDANAILKSDPAATVIEEVFFSYPGFFAIALYRIAHQLWIQKIPLLPRLITEYAHSKTGVDIHASAKIGKAFAIDHGTGIVIGSSTKIGDKVKIYQGVTLGAIYVDKKLANIKRHPTIENQVTIYAGATVLGGDTIIGHDSVLGGNVWVTKSIPPFSIVYQKNEIKMRNNSPFPDPINFMI; encoded by the coding sequence ATGATCAGATCCAATGAAATTAAAAAACAAATGTTAGATTTTTTAACAACTGTATTTAAATATAATAAAAATAAAAATATTTATCCTGATAAAAAAAAATCTGAATATTTTGTGAAAAAATTATTTCACACTTTATTTACTCCTAATCATGAAATTTTAAATGATATAATTATTTTTAAAAAAAATTACGAAGAATTAAAAAAAATTTTATACGAAATCTTGATTGAATTAAATATAAATAAAAAAAATTCTGATCACTTTGCTCAAGTGTTTTTCAAAGAAATTCCTAATATTTATAAAATGTTAGTAATAGATGCAAATGCAATATTAAAATCTGATCCTGCAGCAACAGTAATAGAAGAGGTTTTTTTTTCTTATCCTGGTTTTTTTGCTATTGCATTATATAGAATTGCACATCAATTATGGATTCAAAAAATCCCTCTTTTACCAAGGTTGATTACGGAATATGCTCACAGTAAAACTGGAGTGGATATTCATGCATCTGCAAAAATAGGAAAAGCTTTTGCTATAGATCATGGAACAGGAATAGTTATAGGTTCTAGTACAAAAATTGGAGATAAAGTCAAGATATATCAAGGTGTCACATTGGGAGCTATTTATGTAGATAAAAAATTAGCAAATATAAAACGACATCCTACAATCGAAAATCAGGTTACAATATATGCAGGAGCGACTGTTTTAGGAGGAGATACTATAATAGGTCATGATAGTGTACTTGGAGGTAATGTTTGGGTTACTAAAAGTATTCCTCCTTTCTCTATAGTATATCAAAAAAATGAAATAAAAATGAGAAATAATAGTCCTTTTCCTGATCCTATTAATTTTATGATATAA
- a CDS encoding transglycosylase domain-containing protein, with translation MYRKSTKVNSFFRRLIFYFWFLFIAGISTIIIIFYAASKGYLGTLPNTRDIENPTMKVGSEVYDYNGILLGKFFSENRTLVSYRQLPKNLVNALLAKEDIRFKYHSGIDAKSFLRAFFSLGKKGGGSTISQQLAKLLFTGSSARNKLHRIYQKLLEWLMAIELEKRYTKEEIITMYYNKFDFLYNAKGIETAAHTYFNKKVSELNLGECATLVGMLENPSLYNPKNYPDRAKKQRNLVLYQMKKYNFLNINRYRKELKKPIKINFKIQKKDFELLTYYGEFLKKEIQEALNEHEKKTGQKLNLYSSGLKIYTSIDARMQDYAEKALKKHLSQLQILFNRFQKKNRNAPFLNISPEKTKRILISAMHRTALYQDLKQKGLTEEKILEEFQKPQLIKLFTWNGTKQVFISPWDFIRYQKSIIQAGMLSVESYTGFIKAWVGGIDFNYFQYDHVAQTQRQVGSVFKPILYAAAINELHYNPCTKISNEKFHLGKWTPRNSNGKYGGVLTLKDGLAFSVNTISARLMSQMSPNTVINLAKKMGIESIIPEHPSIALGSADLTLYEMTGAFNTFTNYGIYVKPSILVKIEDENGNLIQEHVDINKRQVFNEEIGYIMLKLMQGVVKYGTAKRLQSYNLTGDIAGKTGTTNENSDGWFIGMVPNLTTGVWVGWEDRFSHFESVKLGQGANMALPIWAYYMKSLYKNMNLIYHDKLLFQKPKNYQSYWDQCNEVIKEDNIIREEKKNYMKQNEIIDFDINLNSENNKDYDK, from the coding sequence TTTTTTCGTAGACTTATTTTTTATTTTTGGTTTTTATTTATTGCAGGAATAAGTACTATCATTATCATTTTTTATGCAGCTTCTAAAGGATATTTAGGAACTTTACCTAATACAAGAGATATAGAAAATCCTACTATGAAAGTAGGATCAGAAGTATATGATTATAACGGAATTTTATTAGGAAAATTTTTTTCAGAAAATAGAACTTTAGTTAGTTATCGACAACTTCCAAAAAATCTTGTAAATGCACTTCTTGCAAAAGAAGACATCCGTTTTAAATATCATTCTGGAATTGATGCAAAATCTTTTCTTAGAGCTTTTTTTTCTTTAGGAAAAAAAGGAGGAGGAAGTACGATTTCACAACAGTTAGCAAAACTTCTTTTTACAGGATCATCTGCAAGAAACAAATTACATAGAATATATCAAAAACTATTAGAATGGTTAATGGCTATTGAATTAGAAAAACGTTACACAAAAGAAGAAATTATTACTATGTATTATAACAAATTTGATTTTTTGTACAATGCAAAAGGAATAGAAACAGCAGCTCACACTTATTTTAATAAAAAAGTTTCCGAATTAAATTTAGGAGAATGTGCTACATTGGTTGGAATGTTAGAAAATCCTTCTTTATATAATCCAAAAAATTATCCCGATAGAGCAAAAAAACAAAGAAATTTAGTTTTATATCAAATGAAAAAATATAATTTTTTAAATATAAATAGATATAGAAAAGAGTTAAAAAAACCTATAAAAATAAATTTTAAAATACAAAAAAAAGATTTTGAATTATTAACTTATTATGGAGAGTTTTTGAAAAAAGAAATTCAGGAAGCTTTAAACGAACATGAAAAAAAAACTGGACAAAAACTTAATCTTTATTCTAGCGGATTAAAAATATACACGTCTATCGACGCTAGAATGCAAGATTATGCAGAAAAGGCGCTTAAAAAACACCTCAGTCAATTACAAATCTTATTTAATCGTTTTCAAAAAAAAAATAGGAATGCTCCATTTTTAAACATTTCTCCAGAAAAAACAAAACGAATTCTTATATCTGCGATGCACAGAACAGCTCTTTACCAAGATTTAAAACAAAAAGGATTAACAGAAGAAAAAATTTTAGAAGAATTTCAAAAACCACAATTAATTAAATTATTTACCTGGAATGGGACTAAACAAGTATTCATATCTCCATGGGATTTTATTCGTTATCAAAAAAGTATTATTCAAGCAGGAATGTTATCTGTAGAATCTTATACTGGATTTATTAAAGCATGGGTAGGAGGAATAGATTTTAATTATTTTCAATATGACCATGTAGCACAAACTCAACGTCAAGTTGGTTCTGTCTTTAAACCTATCTTATATGCTGCCGCTATTAATGAATTACATTATAATCCTTGTACAAAAATTTCAAATGAAAAATTTCATTTAGGAAAATGGACTCCTAGAAATTCTAATGGAAAATATGGAGGGGTTCTTACTTTGAAAGATGGATTAGCTTTTTCTGTAAACACGATTTCAGCTCGTTTAATGTCACAAATGAGTCCAAATACAGTAATTAATTTAGCAAAAAAAATGGGAATAGAGTCTATCATTCCTGAACATCCATCTATTGCTCTTGGCTCTGCTGATTTGACTTTATATGAAATGACAGGAGCATTCAATACATTTACTAATTATGGAATTTATGTTAAACCTTCTATTCTAGTAAAAATCGAGGATGAAAATGGAAATTTAATTCAAGAACATGTAGATATTAATAAAAGACAAGTTTTTAATGAAGAAATAGGATATATTATGTTAAAGTTAATGCAAGGAGTCGTTAAATATGGAACTGCAAAAAGATTACAATCATATAATTTAACAGGAGACATAGCAGGAAAAACAGGAACAACTAATGAAAACTCAGATGGATGGTTCATAGGTATGGTCCCTAATTTAACTACTGGAGTTTGGGTGGGTTGGGAAGATAGATTCTCTCATTTTGAGAGTGTTAAGTTAGGACAAGGAGCAAATATGGCTTTACCTATATGGGCTTATTATATGAAAAGTCTATATAAAAATATGAATTTAATTTATCATGATAAATTGTTATTCCAAAAGCCTAAAAATTATCAATCTTATTGGGATCAATGTAATGAAGTTATAAAAGAAGACAATATAATTAGAGAAGAAAAAAAAAATTATATGAAACAAAATGAAATTATAGATTTTGATATAAACTTAAATTCAGAAAATAACAAAGATTATGATAAATGA
- a CDS encoding metal-dependent hydrolase: protein MKVIFFSHSTCMLEIHDKLLLIDPFFSGNPIFRNTNFLNFFQKIDYILLTHAHYDHVCDVELFSHKFNNILVISNYEISNYFNKKGIKTYGMNYGSFISFPFGKLKYVWAAHSSAFYDGTYGGNPGGFLLHTDEGNLYISGDTSVIYEMSIIPSFGNLKLSILPIGGKYTMDVEEALIASDFLKCEKILGVHYDTFEDIKINKKQAKRKFFEKGKELILLEKGKTIHV, encoded by the coding sequence ATGAAAGTTATTTTTTTTTCTCACAGTACATGTATGTTAGAGATACATGACAAATTATTATTAATTGATCCTTTTTTTTCAGGAAATCCTATTTTTAGAAATACAAATTTCTTAAATTTTTTTCAAAAAATAGATTATATTTTATTGACTCATGCGCATTATGATCATGTATGTGATGTAGAATTGTTTTCGCATAAATTTAATAATATTTTAGTGATCTCTAATTATGAAATATCTAATTATTTTAATAAAAAAGGAATAAAAACATATGGAATGAATTATGGTTCTTTCATATCTTTTCCTTTTGGAAAATTAAAATATGTTTGGGCCGCTCATTCTAGTGCTTTTTATGATGGAACTTATGGAGGAAATCCAGGAGGTTTTCTTTTACATACAGATGAAGGAAATTTATATATATCAGGAGATACATCTGTGATATATGAAATGAGTATTATTCCAAGTTTTGGAAATTTAAAACTATCTATATTACCAATAGGGGGAAAATATACTATGGATGTAGAAGAAGCTTTGATTGCTTCAGATTTTTTAAAATGTGAAAAAATATTAGGAGTTCATTATGATACTTTTGAAGATATTAAAATTAATAAAAAACAAGCGAAAAGAAAATTTTTTGAAAAAGGAAAAGAACTGATTTTATTAGAAAAAGGAAAAACTATACATGTTTAA